A single window of Daphnia magna isolate NIES unplaced genomic scaffold, ASM2063170v1.1 Dm_contigs112, whole genome shotgun sequence DNA harbors:
- the LOC116930488 gene encoding uncharacterized protein LOC116930488: MVTGLDLVDIWKKLNHSEPGHTFHYHSGSSRSSIKWYEIEREPLIEEVKKYPCLYDTNSKSYKNITVKTNAKLEISHLFENCTVEDVTTQWTQLVDKFRRVRKVSNIEDPTGTPTKDSRHQLPQWDLYHTMFTNLSSAKVRHIDLVQERGVDQMENEEYRNTDKDNVLYWNDVSFVSVNDTQSLTLDNKSLVNSEDSLPISDALPSYPDSRIQRKRKLEESKAEKNISSLVSQLINDKPNHTMIEKTEELDAVTKQWRNYCKVFADKVAKIKSNSIKDEMRFKVEQLLYEAGKKEKEKSKRKMKEEDRINQS; the protein is encoded by the exons atggttactggtctcgatctggtagacatctggaaaaagcttAATCATAGTGAACCAGGtcacactttccattaccatTCCGGTTCTTCTAG GTCTTCAATAAAATGGTATGAGATAGAACGTGAACCTTTAATAGAAGAAGTCAAGAAATACCCGTGTCTCTATGACACAAACTCCAAATCCTACAAAAACATAACAGTGAAAACAAACGCCAAGTTGGAGATTTCACACCTTTTTGAAAATTGCACTGTGGAAGATGTGACCACTCAGTGGACACAGCTTGTAGATAAATTCAGAAGAGTTAGAAAGGTGTCCAACATCGAGGATCCAACAGGGACTCCCACAAAAGACTCAAGGCACCAACTTCCGCAATGGGACTTGTACCACACAAT GTTTACCAATCTTTCTTCAGCAAAGGTACGACATATTGATTTAGTTCAAGAACGTGGTGTGGATCAAATGGAGAATGAAGAATATCGAAATACTGACAAAGACAATGTACTCTATTGGAATGACGTGTCATTCGTATCAGTAAACGATACACAGTCACTAACTCTAGACAACAAATCCCTTGTTAACAGCGAAGATTCTCTACCAATTTCAG ATGCTCTTCCAAGTTATCCTGATAGCCGTATACAGCGCAAACGGAAATTAGAAGAGTCTAAAgcggaaaaaaatatttcatcgCTGGTGTCGCAGTTGATTAATGATAAACCAAATCATACTATGATAGAGAAAACAGAAGAACTTGACGCAGTGACGAAGCAGTGGAGAAATTATTGCAAAGTTTTCGCCGATAAAG TTGCTAAGATCAAGAGTAACAGCATAAAGGACGAAATGCGATTCAAAGTGGAACAATTGTTATATGAAGCAGGgaagaaagagaaggaaaagtCAAAGAGGAAGATGAAGGAAGAAGATAGGATAAATCAATCTTAA